One window from the genome of Terrimicrobium sacchariphilum encodes:
- a CDS encoding DUF4886 domain-containing protein, giving the protein MNSFFRSAVARAPRSISHSLLLAMVPVLLSSRLCAADEGKPGDQSVKVLTVGNSFADDACVLLPALAKAGGKDLVLVRANLGGHSLAQHVGYLQAYEANADDPKGSPYNAPAYLATGDKKKINLKAILASKPWNFVTIQQVSNNSFQEETYEPFAGILIDYIRKNAPTAEILIQQTWAYREDHEMFKDGKLNQQSMYAGLKAAYDKLAQRYSLRIIPSGDAYQAARKLPRWTFSFPDPKFDYSKPAPGTLPDQHASLNVGWKWDKDKTTNEPKLVLDAKHSNLYGRFLISCVWYEVIFNDSVLNNPFVPEGMSPEDAMILRQVAHEVVAARKATEATLKP; this is encoded by the coding sequence ATGAATTCGTTTTTCCGGAGCGCGGTCGCCCGCGCGCCCCGATCCATCAGCCATTCCCTCCTGCTGGCCATGGTGCCAGTGCTGCTTTCCTCCCGACTCTGTGCCGCCGATGAGGGCAAGCCCGGGGATCAGTCCGTCAAGGTTCTCACCGTCGGAAACAGCTTTGCCGACGACGCCTGTGTACTTTTGCCGGCCCTGGCCAAGGCTGGCGGGAAAGATCTGGTTCTTGTGCGCGCAAATCTCGGCGGACATTCCCTCGCCCAGCACGTAGGCTACCTCCAGGCCTACGAAGCAAATGCCGACGATCCGAAGGGCAGCCCGTATAACGCACCCGCCTACCTCGCAACTGGCGACAAAAAGAAGATCAACCTCAAAGCCATCCTCGCGAGCAAGCCATGGAACTTCGTCACGATCCAGCAGGTCAGTAACAACAGCTTCCAGGAGGAGACCTACGAACCCTTCGCGGGCATCCTTATTGACTATATCCGCAAGAACGCTCCGACCGCCGAGATCCTCATCCAGCAAACTTGGGCGTATCGCGAGGATCACGAGATGTTCAAGGACGGCAAGCTGAACCAGCAGTCGATGTACGCGGGACTCAAGGCTGCCTATGACAAGCTTGCCCAGCGTTACAGCCTGCGGATCATTCCTTCTGGCGATGCCTATCAGGCCGCGCGCAAGCTTCCTCGCTGGACGTTCTCCTTTCCCGATCCGAAGTTTGACTATAGCAAGCCGGCACCCGGCACCTTGCCCGACCAGCATGCCAGCCTGAACGTCGGCTGGAAGTGGGATAAGGACAAGACGACGAACGAGCCCAAGCTTGTCCTCGATGCGAAGCACTCCAATCTCTACGGGCGCTTCCTTATCTCCTGCGTCTGGTACGAGGTCATCTTTAATGACAGCGTGCTAAACAACCCTTTCGTTCCTGAAGGCATGTCACCCGAGGACGCCATGATTCTGCGTCAGGTGGCTCATGAAGTGGTCGCCGCTCGCAAAGCCACCGAGGCTACGCTCAAGCCGTAG
- a CDS encoding helix-turn-helix transcriptional regulator, with protein MIPLSKDIERVLASLRAGRLKVRVPRSSDLFRWKPRSFFHPYPELFIQTGGATDFECPADSFRLRTWEVCVMPTGVPHAETPVDLKSPFGTIVFMRARDGFLVHRASASPDGGIHASQAEHLVSSRGRSAFRYLEEMSAAVAEKHRSGFRQSLLEVFLVTALGELHRPSGGIDSQSPLVTETEKLARTLLGNPDLSVAGIASTLGCSANYLSRCFHEERGMTLGAWITRERLEMARDLLSEQRHSISEIGWMCGFSSPSYFIRVFRQQAGFTPRAWREAAVA; from the coding sequence ATGATTCCTCTCTCCAAGGATATCGAACGGGTCCTGGCTTCCCTGCGGGCCGGCCGGTTGAAGGTGCGGGTTCCCCGATCCAGCGACCTGTTCCGCTGGAAGCCGAGATCGTTCTTTCACCCGTATCCCGAGCTGTTTATCCAGACTGGCGGGGCGACGGATTTCGAGTGCCCGGCCGATTCCTTCCGCCTCCGCACGTGGGAGGTCTGCGTGATGCCGACCGGCGTGCCCCATGCCGAGACGCCGGTCGACCTGAAGAGTCCTTTTGGCACTATCGTGTTCATGCGGGCTCGCGACGGATTCCTCGTCCATCGCGCCTCAGCCTCGCCCGACGGGGGCATTCATGCCTCGCAAGCCGAGCACCTGGTGAGCTCGCGGGGAAGGTCTGCGTTTCGGTATCTGGAGGAAATGTCCGCTGCGGTCGCGGAGAAGCACCGCAGCGGTTTCCGTCAGAGCCTGCTGGAGGTTTTTCTGGTGACCGCCCTGGGCGAACTGCATCGGCCCTCCGGGGGTATTGACTCGCAATCACCCCTCGTCACGGAGACGGAAAAGCTCGCCCGCACGCTGCTGGGCAATCCCGACCTTTCCGTTGCAGGTATTGCCTCAACCCTTGGCTGCTCGGCGAATTATCTGTCGCGCTGTTTTCATGAGGAGCGGGGAATGACCCTGGGCGCATGGATCACCCGCGAGCGCCTGGAGATGGCCAGGGATCTGTTGTCGGAGCAAAGGCATTCCATCTCCGAAATCGGCTGGATGTGCGGATTCTCCTCGCCATCCTATTTCATCCGCGTCTTTCGCCAGCAGGCGGGTTTTACACCGAGGGCATGGCGCGAGGCCGCTGTCGCCTAG
- a CDS encoding ThuA domain-containing protein, translated as MTSPINVIVWGEYRHEKRNPKVAELYPDGMHETIAAFLRKDTALSVGTATLDEPEHGLTEAVLKKTDVLIWWGHMAHGDVQDAIVERVKKRVLEGMGLVVLHSGHYAKIFKSLLGTTCSLKWREASDKERIWNILPSHPITQGIGDYFEIPAEEMYGEPFGIPAPDELLFISWFTGGEVFRSGATWYRGNGRIFYFRPGHETYPTYHQAEVQKVITNSVHWARATVRIPDTCPNSPALEPLPDDPEAHLRSKIGHK; from the coding sequence ATGACCTCTCCCATCAACGTCATCGTCTGGGGCGAATATCGCCACGAGAAACGCAACCCGAAAGTCGCCGAGCTGTATCCCGACGGCATGCACGAAACCATCGCTGCATTCCTGCGCAAAGACACCGCCCTGTCGGTCGGCACCGCCACGCTCGACGAACCGGAACACGGCCTCACCGAGGCCGTCCTGAAGAAAACCGACGTGCTCATCTGGTGGGGGCACATGGCTCATGGCGATGTGCAGGACGCCATCGTGGAGCGGGTGAAAAAGCGCGTCCTCGAGGGCATGGGGCTCGTGGTGCTGCACTCCGGCCACTATGCCAAGATTTTCAAGTCGCTCCTCGGCACCACCTGCTCGCTGAAATGGCGCGAGGCCAGCGACAAGGAGCGCATCTGGAACATCCTGCCGTCGCATCCCATCACGCAGGGGATCGGAGATTACTTTGAGATTCCGGCCGAGGAGATGTACGGCGAGCCCTTTGGCATCCCTGCTCCGGACGAACTCCTCTTCATCTCCTGGTTCACCGGCGGCGAGGTCTTCCGCAGCGGCGCCACGTGGTATCGCGGCAACGGGCGTATCTTCTACTTCCGGCCGGGCCATGAGACGTACCCGACCTATCACCAGGCCGAGGTCCAGAAGGTGATCACCAACTCCGTCCATTGGGCCCGCGCCACGGTGCGCATCCCCGACACGTGCCCCAACTCCCCCGCGCTCGAACCCCTGCCCGATGATCCGGAAGCGCACCTGCGATCCAAGATCGGCCACAAATAA
- a CDS encoding zinc-dependent alcohol dehydrogenase, translated as MSTESPRRLFFPAAQQVGIESFEPPAVAEGEVRVRTEYSLMSTGTENIVFNRLFDPGTHWDSWVKYPFYPGYCVVGTVEESRSNEFAIGDRVALRSGHQSHSVVPAAKCTRIPDGVAFQDALWFALAKIAFHGALVADHYLGDTVLVIGAGPIGQMAIRWARAAGAKTIISVDSAEERLKLAAKGGATTTIASGIAAAKEEILKANGGELTRLVIDTTGNAVVFSQALELVKSFGKLVLLGDTGKPSDQRLTLDVITRGLTIVGAHDMHETEQWNARSITGLFLSLVADKRFSLTDLITHTFQPGECVEAYAAANRDRAKTMGIIFDWRAA; from the coding sequence ATGAGCACAGAATCTCCCCGCCGCCTGTTTTTCCCCGCCGCCCAGCAGGTCGGCATCGAATCTTTTGAACCTCCCGCCGTCGCCGAGGGCGAGGTGCGTGTCCGTACGGAATACTCACTGATGAGCACCGGGACGGAGAATATCGTCTTTAACCGGCTCTTCGATCCGGGAACGCATTGGGACAGCTGGGTGAAGTATCCGTTCTACCCCGGCTATTGCGTGGTGGGCACGGTGGAGGAATCCCGCAGCAACGAGTTCGCCATCGGCGATCGCGTCGCGCTGCGCTCGGGCCACCAGTCCCACTCGGTCGTTCCCGCCGCGAAATGCACCCGCATCCCGGATGGCGTGGCGTTCCAGGACGCCCTGTGGTTTGCCCTCGCCAAGATCGCCTTCCATGGGGCGCTGGTTGCCGACCACTATCTCGGCGACACCGTTCTCGTGATCGGCGCCGGCCCGATCGGCCAGATGGCGATTCGCTGGGCGCGGGCGGCTGGAGCAAAAACGATCATCAGCGTGGACTCCGCCGAGGAGCGCCTGAAGCTCGCGGCCAAGGGCGGGGCCACCACCACGATCGCCTCGGGCATCGCGGCCGCGAAGGAGGAAATCCTCAAGGCCAATGGCGGCGAGCTCACGCGGCTCGTCATCGACACGACCGGAAATGCCGTGGTGTTTTCGCAGGCTCTGGAGTTGGTGAAATCCTTCGGCAAACTCGTCCTGCTGGGCGACACGGGCAAGCCGTCCGACCAACGCCTGACGCTCGATGTCATCACCCGCGGCCTGACCATCGTCGGAGCCCATGACATGCACGAAACGGAGCAATGGAACGCCCGATCCATCACCGGGCTCTTCCTGTCTCTCGTGGCGGACAAGCGGTTTTCCCTAACCGACCTGATCACGCACACGTTCCAGCCCGGGGAGTGCGTCGAGGCTTATGCGGCGGCCAATCGCGACCGCGCCAAGACCATGGGCATCATCTTTGACTGGCGGGCCGCCTAG
- a CDS encoding SLC13 family permease, giving the protein MNPSLLIVLSILAAAVALFTINKPRMDVVALLVIVLLPLTGILTVPETLAGFSDANVVLIALLFVIGEGLVRTGVAYQAGDLIIHHAGKSESRLIVLLMLAVAGLGSVMSSTGVVAIFIPVVLSIGGRLGIPMSRLMMPLSFAGLISGMLTLVATPPNMVVDSALRQDGQAGFRFFSFTPIGCIILAAGVIYMLFARRWLNSAPTPRKHTSRSRRSLIDLVREYDLSGREYRMRVLPHSPLIGKALKDIQPRRKHRANVVAIERSGKLQKNIINPTAHTELLAGDILFVDVPTPDPEEAAAISEEFGLAPLPLKGGYFTDQSREVGMVEVIIPPSSGLIGKSIVEAEFRSEYQLHVIGLRSGSTSLQDQIMERKLKAGDMLLLIGPWKAIRKIQADSPDLLVLTLPTEIDEVVPASRQAPLALASLLVMVALMVSGLVPNVLAALIGCLLMGLFRCIDMSSAYRSIHWQSLILIVGVMPFATALQKTGGIDLAVSGLIDVFGKAEPRVLLGSLFVFTAVIGLFISNTATAVLMAPIALSVASHIGASPYPFAMTVALAASAAFMTPISSPVNTLVLGPGQYRFGDFVRVGVPFTIIVLLISVLVVPLLFPFR; this is encoded by the coding sequence ATGAATCCCTCGCTCCTCATCGTACTCTCCATCCTCGCCGCGGCGGTCGCGCTTTTTACGATCAACAAGCCCCGGATGGATGTGGTGGCGCTGCTCGTGATCGTGCTGCTCCCGCTGACCGGCATCCTCACTGTGCCGGAAACGCTGGCGGGATTCAGTGATGCCAACGTGGTCCTCATCGCCCTGCTCTTCGTCATTGGCGAGGGCCTGGTCCGCACCGGGGTGGCCTATCAGGCGGGGGATCTGATCATTCACCATGCGGGCAAGAGCGAGTCGCGCCTGATCGTGCTGCTCATGCTCGCGGTGGCTGGACTGGGATCGGTCATGAGTTCGACGGGAGTCGTCGCGATCTTCATTCCGGTGGTGCTGAGCATCGGCGGTCGGCTCGGCATTCCCATGTCCCGGCTCATGATGCCGCTGAGCTTTGCCGGACTCATCAGCGGCATGCTCACGCTGGTGGCGACACCGCCCAACATGGTCGTCGACAGTGCGCTGCGGCAGGATGGACAGGCGGGTTTCCGCTTCTTCAGCTTCACGCCCATCGGGTGCATCATCCTCGCCGCAGGCGTCATTTACATGCTCTTTGCCCGGAGGTGGTTGAACTCCGCGCCCACACCGCGCAAACACACCAGCCGGTCCCGGCGCAGCCTCATCGATCTCGTACGCGAGTACGACCTCTCAGGGCGCGAGTACCGCATGCGCGTCCTGCCGCATTCTCCACTCATCGGCAAGGCGCTGAAGGACATCCAGCCCCGGCGCAAACACCGCGCCAACGTGGTCGCCATCGAGCGGTCCGGAAAGCTGCAGAAAAACATCATCAACCCGACGGCTCATACGGAGCTCCTCGCCGGGGATATTCTCTTCGTCGACGTCCCCACACCTGATCCCGAGGAGGCGGCGGCCATTTCCGAGGAGTTCGGTCTTGCGCCTCTTCCGCTCAAAGGCGGGTACTTTACCGACCAGTCGCGGGAGGTCGGCATGGTCGAGGTCATCATTCCTCCCAGTTCCGGCCTCATCGGCAAGAGCATCGTGGAAGCGGAGTTTCGCAGCGAATACCAGCTCCACGTCATCGGCCTGCGCAGCGGCTCCACCTCGCTGCAGGACCAGATCATGGAGCGCAAGCTCAAGGCGGGCGACATGCTCCTGCTCATCGGCCCGTGGAAGGCGATCCGCAAGATCCAGGCGGACAGCCCCGACCTCCTCGTGCTGACGCTGCCGACGGAAATCGACGAGGTGGTCCCCGCCTCGCGACAGGCTCCGCTGGCCCTCGCCAGCCTCCTCGTCATGGTCGCCCTGATGGTTTCCGGCCTCGTGCCCAATGTCCTGGCCGCCCTCATCGGCTGCCTGCTGATGGGCCTGTTTCGCTGCATCGACATGAGCAGCGCCTACCGCTCCATCCACTGGCAAAGCCTTATCCTCATCGTCGGGGTGATGCCCTTTGCCACGGCCTTGCAGAAAACGGGAGGTATCGATCTCGCCGTCAGCGGACTCATCGATGTCTTTGGCAAGGCGGAGCCGCGCGTCCTCCTGGGCAGCCTCTTTGTCTTCACCGCTGTCATCGGCCTTTTCATCTCCAACACCGCCACAGCGGTGCTCATGGCCCCCATCGCGCTGAGCGTCGCCTCTCACATCGGCGCATCCCCCTATCCCTTTGCCATGACGGTCGCCCTGGCGGCCTCGGCCGCCTTCATGACGCCCATCTCCTCGCCGGTCAACACGCTGGTGCTGGGACCAGGTCAATACCGTTTTGGCGATTTCGTGCGAGTGGGCGTCCCCTTCACCATCATCGTCCTGCTGATCAGCGTGCTGGTCGTTCCGCTGCTGTTCCCCTTTCGATGA
- a CDS encoding class I SAM-dependent methyltransferase gives MKSPAVSDLIAREIDASGPISFARFMELALYEPGDGYYASGKVRIGKQGDFFTNVSVGAFFGRLLAGQLVEVWERLGRPGDFTVVEQGAHDGTLAADVVSALSELLPGGFRYLIIEPASFWRTEQEKVLGRFGDRIGWVDDVSRLPRFRGVHLSNELVDALPFHLLQSQGDGWRELMVIRAGDGFAFQSADTDVIPPALPERPEGVLLEVRPAAVAWLASMAERLEAGMILIIDYGYTRENLWAEHRTRGTFSCYSGHRRDDDVLSNPGSKDITSHVDFTQLADEAGRLGLGVEGFADQHHYLVGASETYLRSLEGSAPVGESRKALRNLQTLIHPESMGRQFHYLGLVKDLPPPAASGFRYARGTAALLESVAAMRVRA, from the coding sequence GTGAAGTCACCCGCGGTCAGTGACCTGATCGCGCGGGAGATTGATGCTTCCGGGCCGATTTCGTTCGCAAGGTTCATGGAGCTTGCGCTCTACGAGCCTGGAGACGGTTATTATGCCAGCGGCAAGGTCCGGATCGGGAAGCAGGGTGACTTTTTCACGAACGTCAGCGTGGGGGCGTTTTTCGGGCGCCTGCTGGCCGGGCAGCTTGTCGAGGTATGGGAAAGGCTGGGACGACCTGGAGATTTCACGGTGGTGGAGCAGGGTGCGCATGACGGCACCCTTGCAGCCGATGTGGTGAGCGCCTTGTCCGAGCTTCTTCCGGGCGGCTTTCGTTACCTGATTATCGAGCCGGCATCATTTTGGCGGACGGAACAGGAAAAGGTGCTGGGCCGCTTCGGCGACCGGATCGGCTGGGTTGACGATGTTTCCCGCTTGCCGCGGTTTCGTGGCGTGCACCTTTCCAATGAACTGGTCGATGCCTTGCCATTTCATCTGCTTCAATCCCAGGGCGATGGGTGGCGGGAACTGATGGTCATTCGCGCGGGAGACGGATTTGCTTTTCAATCAGCTGATACCGACGTGATTCCGCCCGCATTGCCTGAGCGCCCTGAGGGGGTCCTGCTGGAGGTTCGGCCCGCTGCCGTGGCCTGGCTGGCATCCATGGCCGAGCGGCTGGAAGCCGGGATGATACTCATCATCGACTACGGGTACACCCGTGAGAATCTGTGGGCCGAGCATCGCACGCGCGGTACGTTTTCCTGCTACTCCGGACACCGGCGGGACGATGATGTATTGTCGAACCCTGGCTCCAAGGACATCACCTCGCATGTTGACTTCACGCAACTTGCCGACGAGGCGGGGAGGCTGGGCCTCGGTGTCGAGGGGTTTGCCGACCAGCACCATTATCTCGTGGGTGCGTCGGAAACCTACCTTCGCTCGCTTGAGGGTTCCGCACCAGTGGGCGAATCGCGTAAAGCCCTGCGCAACCTCCAGACGCTCATTCATCCCGAGAGCATGGGCCGTCAGTTTCATTACCTCGGTCTGGTGAAAGATCTCCCGCCTCCTGCCGCGTCGGGCTTTCGTTATGCCAGAGGGACGGCGGCATTGCTGGAATCCGTCGCCGCCATGAGGGTTCGGGCATAG
- a CDS encoding Gfo/Idh/MocA family protein, whose amino-acid sequence MSKKKVRLAILGTGGMANVHAEKFAAIPGCTIVAAADVDLQRAKDFAAKHNIPAAYAGVKELLKKADFDAVTIVAPDAFHAPLSIACLKAGKHVLCEKPLAVTYPDARKMVAAAKKAGVINMVNLSYRDWPAIQAVEKVIRSGEIGEVRHIEASYLQAWLASKVWGDWRTTPAWLWRLSSKHGSKGVLGDVGVHIVDFATYPVGPLKSVYCRLKTFAKAKGDRIGEYVLDANDSAVLNVEFANGAIGTIHTTRWCGGHANRLFLKIAGTKGTVEIDSDKTTAGYRICSGPDLDKAQWRDVEAPSMPNNYQRFIKAIQTGRQEQPDFARGAEMQKVLDACYVSDEKQVPLSL is encoded by the coding sequence ATGAGTAAGAAAAAAGTTCGTCTCGCCATCCTCGGCACGGGTGGCATGGCCAATGTCCATGCCGAGAAATTTGCCGCCATCCCGGGTTGCACGATCGTCGCCGCGGCCGACGTGGATTTGCAGCGGGCAAAGGATTTCGCCGCCAAGCATAACATTCCCGCCGCCTATGCCGGCGTGAAGGAATTGCTGAAGAAGGCGGACTTCGACGCTGTGACGATCGTGGCTCCGGATGCGTTTCACGCTCCGCTTTCCATCGCATGCCTCAAGGCGGGCAAGCACGTGCTGTGCGAAAAGCCGCTCGCCGTCACCTACCCCGACGCCCGCAAGATGGTGGCTGCCGCGAAGAAAGCCGGAGTCATCAACATGGTGAACCTCTCGTATCGCGACTGGCCCGCCATCCAGGCCGTGGAAAAGGTGATCCGCTCCGGTGAGATCGGCGAGGTGCGCCACATCGAGGCCAGCTACCTCCAGGCCTGGCTGGCCAGCAAGGTCTGGGGCGACTGGCGCACCACTCCCGCATGGCTCTGGCGACTCTCGTCGAAGCACGGCAGCAAGGGCGTGCTCGGTGATGTGGGCGTGCACATCGTGGACTTTGCCACGTACCCCGTCGGCCCGCTCAAGTCGGTCTACTGCCGCCTGAAGACCTTCGCGAAGGCCAAGGGCGACCGCATCGGGGAATACGTCCTCGACGCCAACGACTCCGCCGTGCTCAACGTCGAGTTTGCCAATGGCGCCATCGGCACCATCCACACCACCCGCTGGTGCGGAGGCCATGCGAACCGGCTTTTCCTCAAGATCGCGGGCACCAAGGGAACGGTGGAAATCGATTCCGACAAAACCACTGCCGGCTATCGCATCTGCTCGGGTCCCGATCTCGACAAGGCGCAGTGGCGGGACGTCGAGGCCCCCTCGATGCCGAACAACTACCAGCGCTTCATCAAGGCGATTCAGACCGGCAGGCAGGAGCAGCCGGATTTCGCCCGCGGCGCGGAAATGCAGAAGGTGCTCGATGCCTGCTACGTCTCCGACGAGAAGCAGGTCCCGCTCAGCCTCTAG
- a CDS encoding helix-turn-helix transcriptional regulator, which produces MNGDPGLELLNPTRWREVLEDASSRTLRFVAGARHIMPERTTCADHAHYAAEIVYHPRGVGRTRVNRMVTQFSAGDIVVYAPREIHDQHAEEECEDVCIQVALPPAAARRLRYGFLLGGVEGDWLVEEIEALSRSYGDGSALDQRVLDLRVTAVLLALVKRACEASESLRISTTERYVRKAEQYVREHFADIASLRQIADHVGLSESHLRHLFRSARKRSLVGYLREVRLNRAKVLLATSPHGLKQIAGMCGFTDEYYFSAVFRKVVGTPPGQYRLRQNPAQELAAASPA; this is translated from the coding sequence ATGAATGGCGACCCCGGCCTCGAGCTGCTGAATCCCACGCGATGGCGCGAGGTTCTGGAGGATGCGTCGTCCCGCACCCTGCGCTTTGTCGCGGGGGCCCGTCATATCATGCCGGAGCGGACGACCTGTGCGGACCACGCCCACTATGCGGCGGAGATCGTCTATCACCCCAGGGGCGTTGGGCGCACCCGCGTCAACCGAATGGTTACCCAGTTCTCCGCAGGAGATATCGTCGTTTACGCCCCGCGGGAGATTCACGACCAGCATGCCGAGGAGGAGTGTGAGGATGTGTGCATCCAGGTGGCGTTGCCTCCTGCAGCAGCGCGCAGGCTCCGCTACGGATTCCTCCTCGGAGGGGTGGAGGGCGACTGGCTGGTCGAGGAGATCGAGGCGCTGTCGCGGAGCTACGGCGACGGCTCGGCGCTGGACCAGCGGGTGCTCGATCTGCGGGTGACGGCGGTCCTGCTCGCTCTCGTCAAGCGAGCCTGCGAAGCCTCGGAGAGTTTGCGGATTTCGACTACGGAGCGCTACGTGCGCAAGGCGGAGCAATACGTGCGCGAGCACTTCGCGGATATCGCCTCGCTCCGGCAGATCGCGGATCACGTCGGCCTGAGCGAGAGCCACCTGAGGCATCTCTTTCGCTCCGCCAGGAAAAGGTCCCTGGTGGGCTATCTGCGCGAGGTGCGGCTCAACCGGGCAAAGGTGCTGCTCGCCACTTCGCCCCATGGTCTGAAGCAGATCGCCGGCATGTGCGGGTTTACTGACGAGTATTATTTCTCCGCCGTCTTTCGCAAGGTGGTGGGAACCCCGCCGGGTCAGTATCGCCTCCGGCAGAATCCCGCTCAGGAGCTCGCCGCCGCCTCGCCGGCCTGA
- a CDS encoding HesB/IscA family protein yields the protein MISLTSNAAAQLRILVQEKGLDVSAAGLRLAVEKGGCAGLQYAMTIGAPVEGDLEVEHEGARLFVDRDSLEYLDQCVIDYEDGLSGAGFRIRNPRAARSCGCGTSFEPTPEAAGS from the coding sequence GTGATCTCACTCACTTCCAACGCGGCCGCCCAACTGCGCATTCTCGTGCAGGAGAAAGGCCTGGATGTCAGCGCGGCCGGATTGCGGCTCGCCGTCGAAAAAGGCGGCTGTGCCGGTCTTCAATATGCCATGACCATCGGCGCTCCCGTCGAGGGCGACCTGGAGGTGGAGCACGAGGGCGCGCGGCTTTTTGTGGATCGCGACAGCCTGGAATATCTCGACCAATGCGTGATTGATTACGAAGACGGCTTGTCCGGCGCGGGATTTCGGATAAGAAATCCCCGGGCAGCACGCAGTTGCGGGTGCGGGACATCCTTTGAACCGACCCCGGAAGCGGCGGGTTCCTGA
- a CDS encoding sugar phosphate isomerase/epimerase family protein, translated as MKKPLVSLQMWTLRDVVEQDFRHAVTEVAAMGYHGVELAGYGNLNAQAACEAVREAGLKVSGMHVGIDLLKNDRARVIDEAALFETRDIICPWMAPEAVATRAQCEALGEEFNEIGAALRAHGLRFSYHNHGHEIATVDGRTAFEWVLDAAEPRNLSAEVDVYWVQHAGKRPQDLLHRLGSRVPLIHLKDGRMGDRQCEIGLGAVNFDAIFAAAEEIGVVEWYVAEQEEYEASSLKSARMCIEQLRLWGRA; from the coding sequence ATGAAAAAGCCCTTGGTCTCTCTCCAGATGTGGACGCTCCGTGACGTCGTTGAACAGGATTTCCGCCATGCCGTCACCGAGGTGGCGGCGATGGGATACCATGGCGTCGAGCTGGCGGGTTACGGCAACCTGAACGCCCAGGCGGCCTGCGAGGCCGTGCGGGAGGCGGGGTTGAAAGTCTCCGGCATGCATGTCGGCATCGATCTCCTGAAGAACGACCGCGCCCGGGTCATCGACGAGGCGGCATTGTTTGAGACCAGGGATATCATCTGCCCCTGGATGGCTCCCGAGGCCGTCGCGACGCGCGCCCAATGCGAAGCCCTCGGCGAAGAGTTCAACGAGATCGGCGCGGCGCTCCGGGCGCACGGACTGCGCTTCAGCTATCACAACCACGGCCACGAGATCGCCACGGTGGACGGACGCACGGCCTTTGAATGGGTCCTCGATGCGGCGGAACCTCGCAACCTCTCCGCCGAGGTCGATGTCTACTGGGTGCAGCACGCGGGGAAGCGCCCGCAGGACCTGCTGCATCGCCTGGGATCGCGCGTGCCGCTCATCCATCTCAAGGACGGCCGCATGGGCGACCGCCAGTGCGAAATCGGACTGGGAGCAGTCAATTTCGATGCCATCTTTGCCGCCGCCGAGGAGATCGGTGTGGTCGAGTGGTACGTGGCGGAGCAGGAGGAGTACGAGGCCTCTTCGCTCAAGAGCGCGCGCATGTGCATCGAGCAGCTGCGGCTCTGGGGCCGGGCTTGA